The genome window AGCGAGAAGACTGTGAAATTGCGCCAGAGGGTTGTGAAAACTTTGCTGTGGTAACTCATCAGGAATTTGGAGTCTTAAGGTTTTCCTTTTCTTCGTAGTCAAACCTGCCGAGGGGCCGTTTAGGCTGTCAAAGTCCAGAGAGGCTCGTCTGAGGGTCGAGAGCACGTCTTTATGCGCGAGAGATCTTGAGTAGGAACGGCAGGGTCCGTCCCTGAGACTGTACCCTGTCTCTCTCGAGTTTCTCCTGCCTTCAGAGACACGCCAAACACTTTAGGAAAACGGGACACATCTTTGCAgcgagaggacaggagcaccgtAACGCTTTTCCTCTGCGCCCCAGCGCTTTCCCCCTGCCCAGCATCCCAGCCTCTTCCTGCCCGGCGCTCTCCCTGCCCCTTGCCTGCAGTTTGGCTCCTGGGCGAGCAGTAGCACCTTCCGCTCTGGTTTGGAAAGTCACCATTTCTGTTATCTGAGAAGTCTGCTTTGCCCCTCAGgatcatttctcttcttcctttaaaGAAAGTTAAATGTGGGTCGGGGTGAGTTAAAAAGACTGGCCGCCTCCCCGGCGCCTCTGCCTCTTTAGCACCCGTTAAAACCAGCACACCCTCAGGGCCTTCCAGGGCAGGTAGGTCTTCCCTTCCGTTTCCAGCCGCTGAGATGAGACTGGCAAGttcggggtgggggcggggggctaGTCGGAGAAGGCCACGCGAGCATCGGGGTGCGGGAGACGGGGGACatctgtggaggtcagggaaACCCGCGCTCACAGAGAAGCCCACACACACTGGGCGCAGAAGGCAGCCCCGCGCCTAACTCCCCTGCCTCCGAGGCCTCGGCAGGGCGGAGCAGGGCGCAGCGCTCCCCAGCGGCGACTTTCGCCTGTTGGCCCCTcaccaggccagcctgctcctcccctcccccagacatcCACATCGCCCACCCACGCACCCACGCACCCACGCGTTAGGTTTTACTTTGAGATAAGGCACTCTGAGCAGCGCCGAGAGCGCCACGGTTTGGGAGAACCTTCTGAAGATGCTCTCCAGGCCGGTCCTTCTCCGTACCCAACTGTGACAACAGCCGGGCACACAGCGGCATCCCAGAGTCCTTTCCCCGAAAACTGGGTCTGAGCAACTGAAGCGTGGGGAGCAGCGACGTCGCAGCCCCAGGTCGGAGGAGAGCGACTGCTTTAACCCCCTGAATGCCACGGCGCCCTAACCCAGTGCTCCCCACCCGAAGGAGCACGACTCCTGACCTTCCAAGCCGACCCACCTGAAAATCTCCTGGTGACATTTCCGCTCCGGCCTTTacgtctttttcttttgaaaagaataatttatttctcttctggaactggggttgcagacagttgtgggtgcctgtgggtgctggggattgaacccggctcctctgaagagcagctagtgctcccaGAACCTTTTCCATCCTTAAAGCTATCTTTAGGGCCCCGCCCCGAGGCTCGGCTCTGGCTCTAGCGACTGAGGCCAGTTCATCCTCTACTAGGGAAGCGGGCCGGGCATATGTTTGTTGCACAAAGGGACCGCTGCCTCACTCTTCCAAAGGAATGCCGTCCGCGACGAGGAACCGCAGCGTCAGCGAGTTCATCCTCCTCGGGCTGTCCGGTGACGGGCAGGTCCAGGCCCTGCTCTTCGCGCTCTTCCTGCTGGTTTACCTTCTGACCCTCGCGGGgaacctgctgctgctgctgctggtcaggATGGACCCCCACCTCCACACCCCCATGTACTTCTTTCTGGGGCAACTGTCCTTCCTAGACCTCTGCCACTCCTCCGTCACAGTGCCCAAGCTGCTGGAGAACCTCTTGTCGGCCAAGAAGACCATCTCGGTGGAGGGCTGCCTGGCCCAGGTCTTCTTCGTGTTCGCCACCGGAGGCACGGAGTCCTGCCTGCTGGCCGCCATGGCCTACGACCGCTACGTGGCCATCAGCTCCCCGCTGCTCTACGGTCAGGTGATGAACAGACGGGTGTGCGCCGGGCTGGTGTGGGGCTCGTGGAGCCTGGCTTTTCTGGATGCCCTCATCAACATCCTCGTCGCTCTGAGCTTAGATTTCTGCGAGGCTCAGCAGATCCACCACTTCAGCTGCGAGCTGCCCTCTCTCTATGCTCTGTCTTGCTCTGACGTGTCTGCAAGCTTCACCACCCTCCTCTGCTCCAGCTTCATCCACTTCTTTGGGAACTTCCTCCTGATCCTCTTCTCCTACGCTCGCATCTTGCTCACCATCCTAGCCATCAGCTCCGCCTCAGGGAGGAGCAAGGCCTTTTCTACCTGCTCTGCCCACCTCACGGCCGTGACCTTCTTTTACGGCTCCGGATTGCTCCGCTATCTCATGCCAAACTCAGGTAGCATCCAAGAGCTCATCTTCTCCTTGCAGTACAGTGTCCTCACCCCCATGCTGAACCCCCTCATCTACAGCCTGAAGAACAAAGAGGTGAAGGCAGGTTTGAGAAGAATGCTGAGGAAATATTTGTAGTGTTTCAAATAATGGACTAAGAGATGGAGAAGTGGGTAGAACTCTGTTGAACAGTGCCCGGGGGCTGAGGTGCCCTCCTGGCTGTGTCTCTACaaatcttccttcttttcttaaaGGCGCAGAGTTACTTTCTTGGGATGATGTTCGTTTGGCCATACTCAGAGGATCAGCTAAACCTGTGGCCTAACGCCTTTTCTTGTAAGGCGCTGTGTTTAGGCACTGTATGCAGTCTGGTGGACAGTTGCTTTCTGTTCAGCCTGTCTCCCATCATTCTTCCAGAAGCTGACCTCCATTTGTTCAGTGTGGCTTCATTCATCACGGTGTCTCAAAGTCCTTTCTCAGCCCTGGTTGGAATTCAGTCCTTCCGTCTGCTGCTGGTAGAGATGTGAGCACAGCCGTAGACCCTTCGCTCTCTGACGAGAGTCTTTCTTTGGCAGCGCTCTGCCAGTTTGTGCAAGAACCCCTGCTGCCAAGATCACGGAGTTAGCCAAGACTTCATTCTTTAAAGGCCAGATGTGCAAGCGTGAACCATGGTCGGAGCGTGTCACTAGAGGTTCATGCTATGTCTTGTATCGTGCTAAACCATTTGCTAATGCATTTGCTACCGCAGCAAATGCATTGCGTAAATAAGTTTGTTATCCCTCAtcgaagggagaaaaaaaggtcACAGAGAGGAAAGTAATACGGTTGGAATTTTGAGCCAGTCAGACTTAGACCAAAACCTGTTTCATTACCGTATTGATAATGGACCCTCCTGTGCTCCTGGACTCAATTAATGAATTGTGTTCTTAGTGTTCATCactgttttctattattttaagtCTGGGTTAGGCttggccatttaaaaaaaaaaaaggaagaaaaggacagaaTTTCAACAAACATGCCTTCGATTGTGAAAGGTAATTGTGGGATTAATGATAAGAATTCAGAGAGGAGTATAGAATAAGTTGTTGTGGTAaaaatgatttctttctcagagtgccttttgttgttgttgttttgacctGTTTATAAGCTGCCAgttccctcccccccacccccatgctggAGCCCTCAGCAGCAAAGAACATAAATTctaaccaaacaaaagaaaacaacacacatacacaaaacatacaaagagaggggagggagaggaaaatgaaggagagggatggaggcaggggagagggagaggaggacaagggaggggcaggaggaagaCACAGGACATTTTCTTGTATCTAGTCTCTCTCCTGCCATTTAAAGAATACTGAAATGGTGTCTGCCGAGAGAGGGAGAATCCAGATTCTCCAGGGATGAGGCTTCTACACGGCTATCCGATACCAAGTGGTCAGACAAAGAACTTGAGAGGGAGTTTGTGGATGGGAGAGGAGTaggggggaggagagggcagaAACAATGTAGGTACAGCACACATAGAGGaaactttaaaaacatgttttaccCTGTTTATTGTCCAAGAAGTATGTCTTAAGTGTGGAAGTCATGGGTTGAGAAGCTGAGAATTCACTTAGGGTGAGTTCTCCTCACATGTGTCTCTCTCACAGTCAGTCTCTTCCTGGTCACCGTCCAGCCCGTGAGCTCAGGAGCATCGAGGTCATGGCCGGGCAGGTCCCCAAGGCAGTTCTGCGTGTGATCTTCCTGAAGAGCACACACGGCCTTCGTTGGCCTGAGATGTGTGTCTTCTGTCTTTTGTGGTGAAGGGTCAAGCACTCTTACCACTTGGTTATTTCTAGTGTATTTGATGTTGTGGTGTTTATTGGTGTCTTATTCATAGATtgtattgaaattttaaaattctttcatcTTGAAGGGCAAtagtttttatataattttatgtacCTAATTTTTTTTAGGTTAATTTAGTGGCCAGAACCTTGAAAATTGTTTTCTTGTACTGGGATTGATGAGAATGCTGCTCTTGCTTCAACGTTATAGAAGGTGATTTTCCTTTAGCTTTGGATGAACACCTCGTCAAGGGAATTCTGTTCTAATCTTAGTTTGCTAAGAACTGGGAGGGGCCtttatctgttttttgtttttctttttgcttctatcAAGGATTATTTGTCTGTTTTCCTGCTGTGTAGCAACCATCACAGAGGATATATGCAAGTAAAGTATGCATTCAATAAAAGTAAATTCACTGAAATAATAGTATGAATTCTTTGCCTATGAACAATAAATTGCATAGTATGAGTTCTGTTGTCCAGTTGTTGCGTTTACCCTAATTATAGTATTAAAAgcttaatttatattttcttgatatattctttTAATTACTCCACATAGTAATATGTTTCTTCATGgcatttaattacatttttttcttgtttgttcctCCTCACACACCCTGTTCCCTGCTCTTCCCCACCCCTTGCTTCCATGATCCTGCTCTCACCTCCAATAGTTTCCCTTCTGctctctctttaaaaagaaatccttacatgtgtttatttatttaatttgtgtgtgcatgtgcagaggaTCACCCATGagattggttttctccttctgccctgTGGGTTTCCTGGGACCAAACTCAAGCTGTCCGGCTTGCCAGCAAGCACCAACACTGTCTGAGCCGGTGAGGTCAGCCCCTCCCTGTGCCTTCACATTCTACTGTGAGCACCTGTGCTTCCTTATTCCGCCGAGGTCACCTGATGTGGCCAGTTGGAGGGTCCACAGCAAGACTGAGGCTGTCACAATTTTATTGAGAgcaattagattttttttatataccTTAATCAGAATCAGAATATAAAAGCAACTGCCAGGCTCAATACAGTTGTAGTTGCCAGGACTCAATGACGTTTGCAGGCTACGCAGGGTACACAGGTTTAATCTCCCAGACCAACTGTCCTACCAGGCCTTCATGCTTCCTTGAGTAAATATCACAATtagtacattttaaaatcatgtattTTACCACAATGACAATAATGCTCCAAACGCATATAGAGCTGGACAACTTGGTacctgcctataattccagctctcgggaggctgaggcagggggatcacaagGTCTAGGTCAGCATGGAATACATGGCAAGACCCAGTCTTAAAGAGAAagttaggaagagaaagagggagggagaggagaagggagtgaGGCCTGACTACTCCACCGCCTGAGGCCCTCTCGGGACCTGGGAGGCACACTGAGCCCGAGGGGCCATGGCCTCTAAACACTTAGGGAGCGTGCCTCTCCGGGCGGCAACGCCGAGCCAACTTCATGATTCCCCCAGTCCCCTGAATTCTATTGCCCTCCCTTTTAAGATCTCTTCTTCTGTTTTCATGACCcagtttctagtttctttttgTCCTAACAACTGCACCCACCAAACAACCATCCATACACTTAAATTCAGGTTCTGTGTATGTGAGAACATACCAGTTTCTTGGTGAGTTAGTTGTTGGTATacagaaaggctactgatttttgtgtggTGATTTTATGTCCTGCtactttattaaaaatgtttatcatagctaagaggtcttttttttttatgaaataattCAAACATGAGCCTGGTTAATCTCACTCACCATAACATTCCAGTTCCATCCGTCTTCCTGCAGATGcaataatttcatttctttatagaTGCACAAACTTTCATTGTGCCCATGGACCACTCCTTCTCTATCCATGCACCTGTTGATGGATACCTAGGCCGGTTCTTTTTCTTAGTTCTTGTGACCAGAGCAGCAATAAGCATGGATGTGCAAGTATCTCTATGTCAGGACTTAGAGTCCTTTGGCTGAATACCAAGAACGGTCTATTTAGGTCTTAGAGTAATACTGCTTGAGCATTTTAAGGAACCTCTATACTGAATTCCAAAGAGGCTGCCCGATTTACATCCCATCAGCAGTGTTTAAGGTTCCTCGGTATCCACATCTTTGTCAGCAATTTGCTGCTTATTTAATTCTTAGAAGGtgcatttcttattttgtgtgtgtgtgtgtatgtatgtgtgtacactcGGGTGCCTGTGGAAACTAGGAgcgggcatcagataccctggagccaGACTTAAGATGCCTGTGAGTGGTctgatgtgaatgctgggaactgaacttgcaTCTCCTGAAAGAACAAGAGCAGGAACTCTTTTTGCCCTcatcatttattttcttgatgacAACCATCTGACTGGGGTGCAAAAGCATGAAAATTaagttttaatttgaattttcctGATGGCTGAGTATGTGAGATACTATCTCAAATATTGGTTGGCCGTTCATATTTCTTCTTTGAGAACTTACTGATTAGAGATTAGAgtatattaaaatacaaaattaaaatttcattttctagtATTCAGTTTTTgtagttctttatagattctaggTATTTACCTAATGCCCAGTGC of Meriones unguiculatus strain TT.TT164.6M chromosome 8, Bangor_MerUng_6.1, whole genome shotgun sequence contains these proteins:
- the LOC110562087 gene encoding olfactory receptor 8S1-like gives rise to the protein MPSATRNRSVSEFILLGLSGDGQVQALLFALFLLVYLLTLAGNLLLLLLVRMDPHLHTPMYFFLGQLSFLDLCHSSVTVPKLLENLLSAKKTISVEGCLAQVFFVFATGGTESCLLAAMAYDRYVAISSPLLYGQVMNRRVCAGLVWGSWSLAFLDALINILVALSLDFCEAQQIHHFSCELPSLYALSCSDVSASFTTLLCSSFIHFFGNFLLILFSYARILLTILAISSASGRSKAFSTCSAHLTAVTFFYGSGLLRYLMPNSGSIQELIFSLQYSVLTPMLNPLIYSLKNKEVKAGLRRMLRKYL
- the LOC132655754 gene encoding uncharacterized protein LOC132655754: MEKVLGALAALQRSRVQSPAPTGTHNCLQPQFQKRNKLFFSKEKDVKAGAEMSPGDFQVGRLGRSGVVLLRVGSTGLGRRGIQGVKAVALLRPGAATSLLPTLQLLRPSFRGKDSGMPLCARLLSQLGTEKDRPGEHLQKVLPNRGALGAAQSALSQRRREMILRGKADFSDNRNGDFPNQSGRCYCSPRSQTAGKGQGERRAGRGWDAGQGESAGAQRKSVTVLLSSRCKDVSRFPKVFGVSLKAGETRERQGTVSGTDPAVPTQDLSRIKTCSRPSDEPLWTLTA